Part of the Methylophaga nitratireducenticrescens genome is shown below.
GAAATAAAACAAGCACTGCAGTATTCGCAATCACGGCTGCACAGGTTACTGAATGCTCCCGAACCAACACATACACCGGATCATTTTCATCGTCGATTAGGAAAAATTTTGTGGGATCACTGCGGTATGGCTCGTAATGAATTTGCCCTGAAACAGGCCATTGAAGAGATCCAGCAACTGCGTGAACAATTCTGGCTGGAAATCAAAGTCAGTGGCAACGACAAGCAGCTTAATCAAACGCTGGAAAGAGCCGGTCGTGTCGCTGATTTTATGGAGCTTGGTGAATTAATGTGTATTGATGCCTTAAGCCGTGAAGAGTCCTGTGGTTGCCATGCTCGGGTCGAACATTTAACCGCTAACGGTGAAGTACAACGACGCGACAACGATTTTGGTTTTGTTTCGGCCTGGCAATTCACCGGTGATGTGGTTCAGCCAAAACTTGTTAAAGAACCGCTTCATTTTGACTTTGTCAGTCCTGGGATTCGGAATTACCAATGAATTTTATCCTGCATATCTGGCGTCAGGCCAATTCACAAGCTAAAGGTTTTTTTGAAAAACATGAATTGGAAGTGGAAGCTGAATCTTCCTTTCTGGAGATGCTTGATGCTCTCAATGAGCGTCTGATCAGTCTTGGTAAAGAAGCTATCGTTTTTGATCATGACTGTCGTGAAGGCATTTGTGGCAGTTGCAGTCTGGTGATTAATGGCGAACCTCATGGTCGGCACCGGGCGACTACCACTTGTCAGCAATATATGCGTGACTATCAGGATCAAAATGAATTATGGATTGAGCCCTGGCGAGCAACAGCATTTCCGGTGATTAAAGATTTGATGGTGGATCGTAGTGCATTCGATCGCATTATTCAGGCCGATGGCTATATTCCAGTCCGAACTGGTGCGGCACCCGAAGCAAATACCCAGCCCGTAGCTAAACCATTGGCAGATAAAGCTTTTGATGCAGCTACCTGTATTGGCTGTGGCGCCTGCGTTGCCGTTTGCCCTAATGCATCGGCTACTTTATTTATTGCCGCCAAAGTGAGTCACTTGAGTAGCTTGCCTCAAGGGCAACTGGATCATAAACGGCCAGCAAAAATGCTGGCGAGGATGGAGGCCGAGGGCTTTGGTAGTTGCAGCAATTATCGTGAATGTGAACGCATTTGCCCTAAACAGATTCGGACTGACACCATTGCGACGTTGAATAAACTGTTATCTCAACGCTGACTTAGCGTTGCTAGCGAAACTCAAGTCAGCCTTTTCAGGGTGGTCTTGATAACATACTGCAGAATTATTCATCTCCGGAGCACTCTATGGTTGAAGAGCTGATCAACAAGCTCGACTCAATGACTGAAAAACGTCGGGTAGTACTGTTATTTTCTACTGATGATGAATCGATTGTACAAGAGCAGATTTTGCCGAAGTTACCTGAACAGCAGTGGGATATAGAGCTCAGTACCTTCGAGCTGGAACAGTCTTACCAATTTGATGATGATCAGTTGGTGATTAGCTATTTGAATGATGAATCACTGCGTGAATTGATGTTACAGGCACGGGATCAAGAGTGGACGATAGGTCTGCTACCGCATCCCGAGATGAAACATGCTCGCTATGGTTTTGGGATTGCCGCTAATTTTGAAGATGCACTCAGCGATATTGTGGATAACGCTGCATCGCAATTGGATCTATTGCTGTGCAATAAACAACCAGTCTTCAATTCAGTCATTGTTGGACAAACCTTTACGCTGGTTCCTGGAGAAGCGATGGTAGAACCCTTCTGGGTCAGAATCAGGCGCTTTGGCCGGTTGATGCGTAGTCTAAAAGAAGTGCGCTTTACTCCTTTTACCATTACCACGCAAAAAGAAAAAGTGATTGAAACAGCAGCCTTTGGTGTGGTGGCGGTTGAGCATGGCCGAAGCTCAGTGTTATCCCGCCGTTTTATGCCGGATTCCAATGCCAATGATGGCATGTTACATGCTCTGGTGCTGGCTCCTCGTAGTGTGTTTGAAATGCTCCGGTTTCTGTTTGCTTCTCTGTTTATGCGAAATATCTGGAGCCGTAACAATCCTGCTTTTATTGGTTTTATCAAAAGCAGTCAGCTAAAACTCGAAACCAGTAAACCGATTAAATACAGTCATGATGAGATGGTTTCTGAAGCCCAACAATTGGATTTTAAAGTTGAAAGACGTGCTATTCGATTGATTTCAGGAAGGTTATTGGCGTTATCGGAAAGTGGAGGGGAGCAAAAAGAAGTCGTTCGTACGCAAGCATTACCTTTGGGTAAAGCACGCAATGAGCTGGTCAGCTATCCCTTGCCGTGGATGCATCATGCTGCGCCGGAAGAGTTCAAAGATCTGTTTATGTTGATGCGCGAAAGTGCCAGAGCGACGCCTGCCTATTTAACGTTGATGGTGTTATCTACATTGCTGGCGGCATTTGGCTTATTTGCCAACTCTATTCCCGTGGTGATCGGTGCAATGATTTTGGCCCCATTGATGGGGCCGATTATATCCATGTCATTAGGTACATTGCGTCAGGACGAATCGTTAATGATAGACAGCGGTCGCAGCATTGCCATTGGTACCGGGCTGTCATTAATTTGTGCGATGTTGGTTGCCTGGTTTATTCCTTTAAACCATATTAACAGCGAAATTGCCGCGCGAATCAGTCCTACATTACTGGATTTAGGTGTTGCGGTTGTATCGGGAATTGCCGGTGCCTATGCACACGCACGGGCTGAGGTGGCTAAAAGTCTTGCTGGTGTGGCAATTGCCGTGGCTCTGGTGCCGCCACTAGCGGTGGCAGGTATTGGTTTGGGTTGGCTCGATTTCACCGTGTTTTTTGGTGCTTTTCTGTTATACCTGACCAATCTGGTGGGCATTATTCTGGCAGCGTTAATTACCTTTATGATTCTGGGGTATAGTCCATTTCATCGAGCTAAACGGGGCTTAATGCTGACTCTGCTTATGGTGGTTATTCTTGCGATTCCACTGGCCTTCGGTTTTGAGCGTATGGTGGCCGAAAATAATGTTTTACGTCAGTTGGATGGTCAGGAAATAGCCGGAGTCAAACTGGTGGATGTCAATGTGAGACCCCGGGATCCATTGATAATCAGCTTGACCATGGTGTCAAAAAGCGCAGTGGATGATGCGGTGATGGATGAAGTGAAACAGGAGATTGAACGCCGTTTACAACAACCGGTGGTGTTGGAAATTGCGGTCAGGGTGGTTAGATAAACCATAGCTTAGACACATAAAACTGTGGCTGAGCTTTCCAACATTTAGGGTTTACGGAAACGTAAAGTCATTCGATCACTTTCACCAATGGCCTGATATTTCGCTTTATCTGTTTCATCATCTACACGCAGGTTGGGTGGCAATGTCCAGACGCCATTGGGATGATCCGCCGTATCTGCCGGATTGGCGTTGATTTCAGACTTTTCTTCCAGGACAAAGCCTGCATTTTCAGCCAGTGAAATCACATAGTCTTCTGTGAGATAACCACTTTTCTTCATCACGGTGAGCGGTGTTCCCGGTTTGGCCCGATGATCAGTTACACCCAGAATACCGCCGGATTTTAATGCTGTGAAAATGGTATTAAAGGCCTGGTCGGCAAAATCACCCTGCACCCAGTTATGAACGTTACGAAAGGTCAAAACCGCACCCAGACTTTGTGGATCAGCAAATTGCCAATCGCTTTCCGGTCCAAATTCGGTGACTACTACTTCGTCATATAGCTCTGGAGAGGCTTTTAGCCAGGTGTTGTATTCCCGACGAAGCGTTTGTCTGTAAGCAGATTGTGTGTCTACAGGAAAACCGGCTGCAATTAATTTTCCCTTACCATGTTTTAACCATGGGGCAAGGATCTCGGTATACCAGCCACGTCCCGGCCATATTTCAGCGACATGCATATCAGAGGTGATACCGAAGAACATCAAGGTGGCTGAAGGATGGCGAAACATATCACGGTGTTTGTTGGCTTCTGACCGAGAGGGACTGTCAATGGTTTTCTGTAATAACTCCTCTGCCACAACAGGTTGACCAAGTGGCAGTAAACACAATAATAAAGAAGAAAAAATACGCTGCAAACTCATAGAGCTTTTCCTTTTTAAATTTATGTTAATACCTAACTAACAGACTGCATGATACGCTCATGGTTGCAGCACCCCTTTAAGAACGAGATGGATTTGTCTTCTGGTAGCTTAGCGGGTAGTTTTAAAGGAATATCACAAAAGTAACAGACGAATATTCCTTGTCTGACTCTAGCTGAGTGTCCGGATATAACGCATTGTGAAGAAACCATAAAACGCCTATGTCAGATAAAAATGAAAAACTTAAGATTGCTCTGTTAAATATTCATGGTCTTATTCGTGGTCATGATCTCGAACTTGGTCGAGATGCCGATACTGGCGGTCAGACACTGTATGTGCTTGAGCTGGCTCAGGCTCTGTCCGAGCAGGAAAAAGTCGGTGAGGTTTTATTGATTACCCGGCGAGTCGAGGATGATGAGGTTTCCCCTGATTATGCCCAGCCCATTGAAGTGCTTAATGAAAAATTACGTATCATTAGGATTGATGCTGGACCTGAAGAATATCTGGCTAAGGAACAGATCTGGGAACATCTGGATACTTTTGCAGATAATCTGGTTGTATTTTTCCGTGAGCAGGAAATTTTACCGGATATTTTGCACAGCCATTATGCCGATGCGGGGCTAGTCGCTTCACATATTGCTAACCAGCTTGGTATCCCTCTAATACACACCGGTCACTCGCTGGGACGTGTCAAACGCAGAAGACTGCTGGCCAGTGGCTTAGATATTGCTCAATTGGAACAGCAATACAAGATGACTCAACGCATTGAGGCAGAAGAAATTACGCTGGCCACAGCAGAGAGAGTGATTACCAGCACGCATCAGGAAATAGCAGAGCAGTACGAGTTATATGATCATTATCAGCCAGCTCAGATGCGTATTGTGCCGCCTGGAACAAACATACAGCAATTTACCCCGCCAGATGGTGATGAGCTGCAGAGTGATTTGTTCAAGCGAATTACGCAACATCTGAGCTCACCAGAAAAGTCCATCATTCTGGCTTTATCTCGTCCGGATAAACGTAAAAATATTGTCAGTTTGATTGAAGCTTACGGTCAGTCCGAAGTATTACAGCAACATGCCAATATTTTGATTATTGCTGGTAATCGGGATGATATTGATGATCTGGAACGTGGTGCACAGGAAGTGTTTCATGAACTACTGGTCGCAATTGATCGTTATGATCTGTATGGCAAAGTCACTATTCCAAAACATCATCGTCGTGATGAAGTGCCGCTGATTTACCGTATAGCAGCCGCAACCAAAGGGGTATTTGTTAACCCGGCACTGACAGAGCCTTTTGGCCTTACCTTGATTGAAGCTGCTGCCAGCGGCTTGCCAATTGTTGCCACCGAAGACGGAGGCCCCCGAGATATCATGGCGAATTGTCTGAATGGTGAATTAATTGATCCACTGGAAATTTCCAGTATCAGTACCGCGATAGAGAAACTGTTACTGGACGAAGCTTATTGGCAACAATGTCAGCAAAACGGCCTCAAAGGCGTCACTGAACATTATTCCTGGGAAGCGCATGCAAAACGCTACCTGGAAATCATTGAACCGATAGCGGCACGCACTGAAAAATTACTGCGTCTTCCAGTTGAGCGGCGAGAAATGGGACGGGATGAAAGAGCACTGGTCACCGATCTGGATTTGAACCTGATCGGTGATGATGAATCCTTGCAGACTTTGCTTGGTCTGCTTCGGGACCATCGTAAAAGTACCAAATTTGTTATTGCTACCGGTAGACGGCTGGATCAGGCGTTAAAACTAATGAAAAAACACCGTATTCCCGAGCCGGATATTCTGATTACCAGTAGTGGCAGTGAGATTTATTATGCACCCAAACTAACACCGGATACGGCCTGGACCAAACATATTGATCATTTGTGGTTGCCCCATCGGGTGACTAAGTTGCTTGATGATATTCCGGGTTTGGAACGCCAGCCCAAGTCAGAGCAGAGTCAGTTCAAGTTGAGTTATTACATCAATCCGGAACAGATCGATATTGATGCCATCAAATCATTGTTGCACCGTGAGGAGTTATCGGTACATGTTCAGCTTGCCTTTGGTCAGTATCTGGATATTCTGCCGCTCAGAGCATCAAAAGGGATGGCGCTGAGGTTTGTTGCAGATCGCTGGCAAATGCCGCTGGAACGTATCTGTGTTGCCGGTGGCAGCGGTGCCGATGAGGATATGATGCGGGGCAACACACTGGCCGTGGTGGTCGCAAACAGGCATCATGAAGAACTGTCACAGCTGGAAGATTTTTCACATATCTATTTTGCCCATAAGCCTTATGCCGCAGGCATTATGGAAGCGATTGAATATTATAATTTTTTTGAAACCACTTCTGAACAAGCAACAGGTTCAAATTAAATGAGTGCAAGATTATTACTTTGTACCGATATGGATCGCACTGTCATACCGAACGGAATGCAGGCTGAACATCCCAATGCACGCAGGCGATTCCGAAAGTTCTGTCAATTGGAAAATGTTTGTCTGGTATATGTTACGGGCCGCCACCGGCAATTGGTCGAAAAAGCTATTCGCACCTATAGCCTGCCGCAGCCGGATTATATTATCAGCGATGTGGGAACCAAAATATTCCAGTACAAAGATAAACGTTGGCAGGAAGTACAGAGCTGGTGTGATGAAATTGCCAAAGACTGGAATGGACAATCACATTCTGATTTGAAAGCCTTGCTGAGTGATATCAAAGATCTGCAACTGCAGGAGTTCAGTAAGCAAAACACCCACAAACTGAGTTTTTATCTGCCGCTCTATCTCAATAAGGATGCTGTAATTGCACAAGTGCATAAGCATCTGCAAAAAAATGGAATTAACGCTTCGGTAATGTGGAGTATCGATGAGCTGACGAACGTTGGTTTACTGGATGTGTTACCGGAACATGCCACTAAACTGCATGCCATCGAATTTTTGCAAAGCCGTTTGGTGTATCAGGATACCGAGGTGGTTTTTGCTGGGGACAGTGGTAATGATATGCCGGTTTTAGCCAGCCCGATACAATCCGTGGTGGTCAATAACGCCTCAGATGAAATCAAAGCCATGGCACAACAATTAGTCGCAGAAAATGGTCACCCGCAGTCGCTCTATATTGCTGTTGATCCAGGCCCGTTGGGCATGAATGGCAATTACAGTGCAGGGGTATTACAAGGTGTTTGGCACTATGCCGAAGGATTCAGAAACCAACTTGAATCGGGAGACAATACATGAGCCAGCAGTCCGCGCTAGCCATATTTGGTGAGGTATTATTTGATTGCTTTCCCGATGGCGAGCGAAAGCTGGGCGGAGCACCTTTTAATGTTGCCTGGCATTTACAAGCCTTTGGAGATTCTCCGGTATTCATTTCCAGAGTTGGCGATGACGAGTCCGGCCAGCAGATCCGCAATGCGATGCAAAATTGGCAGCTTTCTACCGAGGGACTGCAAACGGATAATAAACATCCCACGGGCGAGGTTCAGGTCACTTTGCAGGGCAGCGAACCTTCATACGATATCAGGGCTGACCGAGCTTATGATTTTATACAAACAGCAGAGCTGCCTGGTTTGCGTAATGATGCCATTGTTTATCACGGTTCTCTGGCGTTAAGAAATGCAGTATCGAGAGATGCTTTTGAGTTTCTGACCCGCCCAAAATCCGTCTCGATTTTTATGGATGTGAATTTACGTTCACCCTGGTGGAGCAAGGAAGATATTTACAAATGTCTGGAACTTGCGAAGTGGTGCAAGCTGAATCAGTTAGAATTGAATGAGCTCGGCTTTAATTCAGCTGATTTGCAGCAGGATATGACCCGGATGCAGACCCATTTTCAGTTGGAACAACTGATCGTGACACGGGGTGAGGAAGGGGGTATCGTGCGCTGCAACGATGGGACTTTTTATGAACAGAAACGGGTTGCTGCAGAGCAGCTGGTTGATACTGTGGGAGCAGGAGATGCTTTCAGCGCGATGTATATTCACGGGTTGTTAGCCGGGTGGCCAGTACAGAAAATTTTATTGAATGCCCAGCAGTTTGCCAGCAAAGTGATAGGATTACGGGGAGCGGTCAGCGAGGATCCTGCTTTTTATTCTGAGTTCACATAACCACACAACCAGAATTATCCGATTCTTTAATCAGGAAATTACATGTACGAACAGCAATCTCATTCTCTTCTGAATGCTATCCTGAATCAGATTGAACCCGAATTTTCCAAACACGATCTGCGTTATTTCTATACGCGGCTGGGTGCCAACTTTTATGCCATTCATTCATTATTTGAAAGGCTATATGGCAAGCGGCCTGACTTTGCTGAACAGGCACAGCGCCTGGTTGAGACACTTGCCAGACAATATATTGATCGGTCAGAAGAATTACGTGCCAAGGATATAGAGCGGGAACAGGATTACAACTGGTTTCTCAGTCAGAAGTGGGTTGGCATGGCGCTGTATTGCAATGGGTTTGCCAAAAATCTGCAAGGCATGCGTGAGCATCTGCATTATTTTCAGGATCTGGGTATCAATCTGGTACATGTCATGCCCATCATGAAATGCCCTGAAGGTAAAAGTGATGGTGGATACGCCGTCAGTAATTTCCGTGAAATTGATCCCCGCGCAGGTGACCTCAACGATCTGCGTGGTTTGGCTGATGATCTTCGTCAACGCGATATGCTACTGGTCATGGATGTGGTGTTAAATCACACCTCTGACCAGCACGAATGGGCACAGAAAGCGCGTGATGGTTATTCGCCTTATCGCGAGTATTTTTATACCTTTGAAAACCGGCATGTTCCGGATATGTTTGAGCAAAGCATGCCTGAAGTATTTCCGGAAACGGCTCCGGGTAATTTTACCTGGAACAAGGAAATGCAACGCTGGGTGATGACGGTATTTAACGATTATCAATGGGACTTGAACTACAGCAATCCCACAGTATTTATTGAAATGCTGGATATTATCCTGTTCTGGGCCAATCAGGGTGCCGATATTGTGCGGCTGGATGCAGTGGCCTTTTTATGGAAAAAGATCGGCAGTACCTGCCAGAATGAACGCGAAGCCCATCTGATTTTGCAGCTAATGAAAGACTGCTGTCAGGTAACCGCGCCAGGCGTGTTGTTTATTGCTGAAGCAATTGTTGCACCAGTAGAAGTGACTAAATATTTTGGTGAAGATGCGGTCATCGCCAAAGAATGTGAAATTGCCTATAACGCTACATTTATGGCGTTGTTATGGGATGCAGTGGCCACCAAAAATGCCCGATTGCTGAATCAGGGAATTAAAAGTCTTCCGGTAAAACTGGAACGCGCTACCTGGTTAAATTACATACGCTGTCATGATGATATCGGTCTGGGGTTTGATGATAAGGATATCGAGCTGGCAGGATATGAGCCACGCGATCACAGACGATTCTTGATCGACTATTTTACTGGTCAATATGCTGATTCACACGCCAGAGGCGTGCCATTCGGCCAAAATGATAAAACCGGCGATGCCCGTATTTCAGGGTCTTTGGCCTCGCTGGTGGGGCTGCAGTATGCCGTTGATATCGGAGATGAGCAGGCTATTGATGATGCGATACGTATCATCGTGTTATTGCATAGCTTGATTCTGTCATTTGGTGGGTTGCCGTTACTTTATTACGGCGATGAAATCGGCACGACAAATGATGAAAGTTATCGCGATGATCCGGTCAAAATGGATGATTCACGTTGGGTACATCGACCGTTCATAGACTGGCAAAAAGCTGTACAGCGAAATGTACCGGGTACGGTTGAATATCTGATTTTCAATCAGTTGAAGACACTCATTGCGGTGCATAAAGAACTGGATGCATTTGCTGATTTTAATAATCGGGATTTGGTCGAGGTAGATAACCCGCATTTGTTTGTTTTTGAGCGTTATCATCTGCAAAAACCTGCCGATAGGGTATTGGTTATTGCTAATTTCGATAAACGATCTCAGCGCCTGGATTTGGATCAGTTACCCAGATGGTCACAATCGTATCAGGGACATCTGGTTGACGCTATTACCGGTCAAAGCCCCGAGAAGTTTGGCAACACGGTGGTGGTCCCACGCTTTGGTTGTTATTGGTTAACCGAAGTCTAAATAAATCTTTAGAATTTACAGTTATCATCCTCACATGACTTACTGCCGAATAATCGGGCAATCGGGTGACGAAACCGGGCGAAAAACAGATAGGCCAAATCTGCAAACCAGCGAATTACCGGCCAGCGTAGGATCTGCAACCAGCGATGATGACCTACAAGGCCCCAGGCTTTAGCTGTCACATCCTGCCCGGTAATGATTTGGCCATTCGCTAATTCACCATGCAGTCGTTTATCGGCGCTGACGACATCAATGTAGGGATAACGAGAAACAAAGTCAGTGGCGTAAATATTTTCAAAATGAAGACGTTGCATAGTATCCAACTGCTTTAACAAGCTAATTTCTCTAGCGCACAAAGGGCAGTTGCCATCAAAAAATACTGTCAATTGATGCATTTTGTTTTCCCGAATGAAAGTTGATGTCAATCTGACGTTTTGATGCCAGCATAGTTCTGAAACATCGAACCTATATCTCTCTATGCAGTCTCTGAACTGTCAGCTTTTTACCCCAATGGAGTTTCGAACCCTATGACCACAGGATTATTCTGGTTCACCAATGATCTGCGACTGCAGGATCAGCCTGCATTATGGAAAATGCAGTCGGTTGATAAACTTATCTGTGTGTTTTGTCTGGATCCACAGTGGTTCAGACCAAATGGGTTGAACGCCAAAGCTATGGGGGAGCGTCGTTTCCAGTTTTTAGTAGAGTCATTAAAGGATCTGCAACAACAGCTTCAGCATGCTGGACAAGTACTGATTATCAAGCAACAAACCCCACATCTGGCACTGACCGAATTAATCAATAAATACAACGTCGATATTATTGCCCGTAGTCAGCATGCGGGCGTTTATGAAAATCGTCACTGGAAGCTGTTACAACAACAATTTCCGGATCGTAAATTCATTACAGAGCCAAGCCACACTTTATTTTCTGCTGATGATTTATCCTTCCAACTCAATCAATTACCAACGTCATTTACCCAGTTTCGTAAACAGGTAGAAGATTTAGCGTTGCCCAGGCCTATGTCGAGTCCTCAGCAATTGCCGCCACCGCCCGGACCAATAGCTATTGATGAGATTAACCAGCCGGTATTGGAACCCTCAAAGTTTACTGGAGGGGAAACGGCGGCACTAAAACACATCAATGATTATTTCTCCACTGATCTGCCAGCCAATTACAAAACTGTCCGAAATGAACTTGATGGTTGGACCAATTCCACCAAATTTTCTCCCTGGTTGGCGTTAGGCTGTCTTTCTGTCAGACATCTGGCCGCCAGGCTCAAAAACTATGAACAGACTAATGTCAGTAATGATTCGACTTACTGGATTTATTTTGAATTACTGTGGCGGGAATATTTCCAATGGTATGCCCATTGTTATGGCGCCAGACTATTTCGCTTTAACGGAATAAAAAATAGCAAAAGTCGTCGCTGCTATTACCCTGAACGTTATCAGAAATGGTGTAACGGTAATACGCCATATCCGCTGGTCAATGCCTGCATGAAACAACTTAATGCTACGGGTTATATGTCAAACCGTGGACGGCAGATCGTTGCCAGTTGTTTTGTTCATGAGTTGAATCTGGATTGGCGTTTTGGAGCCGCTTATTTCGAGCAGCAACTCATTGACTATGATGTCGCTGCCAACTGGGGCAATTGGCAATATATTGCTGGAGTGGGGGCCGATCCTCGAGGTGGAAGGCAATTTAATATTGAAAAACAAACCCGGCAATACGATCCAGAGGGTGAATTTATCCGTCACTGGCAGGGAGATATTGATATTATCCCGCTGGATTCAGTCGATGCGGCTGACTGGCCCATTATGCCTCCACCTAAAAAATGACCCGTCAATTAATCAATGTCGTCTGGTTTAAACGTGATTTACGTTTATCAGACCATGCAGCCTTGCATGCTGCCTGTGAACAGAATTTACCCATTTTATTGTTATATATTGTGGAACCGTCGCTGGTGGATGATGCGCATTACAGCCTGCGTCATTGGCGATTTGTCTGGCAATCATTACAACAGTTGGATCAGCAGCTGATAATAAAAAATGGCAATGTTGTGGTGGTAGAAGGTGAAGCGGTAGCTGTATTTGAACAATTACAGCAGCATTATCAGATTGATACTGTTTTCAGCCATCAGGAAATAGGTCTGAACATCACCTATGAATGAGATAAAGTTCTCAATAAAAAGTTTAACAAGTAGCAAATTATCTGGAATGAATTTCCACAGAGCACAGCAACTCGTTTGGCCCGGGTGTTTCTGGATTGTGAGCCGGATATTCATTATCCACAATTACAAATGCAGGCAGGGGTTACGGGTACCAACACCATTCATATTTATAATCCAACCAAACAAACCGAAGAACAGGGCCACGAGGGAAAGTTCGTCAGTGAATGGTTACCCGAACTAAGTGATTTACTCAATGAAATTATTCACCAACCATGGGAAGTCACGCCATGGAGGAAATGATGTTAAATTTTCAGTTGAGGAGAGATTATCCGTATCCCATTGTTGATATCAAAGATACCTCAAAACAAAGCCGGGATCGTTTATGGTCATGGCGTAAACGTGAGGATGTGTAACGTGAAAATCAACGTATACTGCGTCGTCACATGCGTTTAAGCAGTCGTTAACAGATTCGAATTGCCAGCATGCTGTTTCACCCCTGATAATAACACTATAAATTCCTCAATATTTTTTCCGGAGAACATATGACACTTGCCTTTGCTGCGGTGATATTTGGTTTGATTTTATTAGTATGGAGCGCTGATCAATTTATTGATGGTGCTGCAGTTTCTGCCCGGTATTTCGGTATGCCGCCGTTACTCATCGGCATGGTGATAGTAGGTTTCGGTACTTCAGCACCGGAAATGGTGGTCTCTGCATTGGCCGCAACCCAAGGTAATCCTGGCCTCGCTCTGGGTAATGCTTATGGTTCAAATATCACCAATATTGCGTTAATTCTGGGCCTGACCGCAGTACTCAGTCCGATTGCAGTGCATTCACAAGTGTTGCGCAAAGAGTTGCCGATTCTAATCGCAATGACTGCTTTGGCTGCCTGGCAGTTAGCTGATGGTTCATTGTCGCGCCTGGATGCCGGCGTGTTAATTGTGGTGTTCTTTATGTTGATGGGTTGGACCATTTATCAGGGCATGCAGAAATCACCGGATGCATTTGGTACCGAAATTGAAGCTGAATTTAATACAGAATCAATGAGCTTGAAAAAAGCGCTAATTTGGTTATTTATTGGTCTGGTTCTTTTGATTATCAGTTCACGAATTTTGGTCTGGGGGGCAGTAGAAATTGCCGTAGCGTTTGGTGT
Proteins encoded:
- a CDS encoding succinate dehydrogenase/fumarate reductase iron-sulfur subunit, producing MNFILHIWRQANSQAKGFFEKHELEVEAESSFLEMLDALNERLISLGKEAIVFDHDCREGICGSCSLVINGEPHGRHRATTTCQQYMRDYQDQNELWIEPWRATAFPVIKDLMVDRSAFDRIIQADGYIPVRTGAAPEANTQPVAKPLADKAFDAATCIGCGACVAVCPNASATLFIAAKVSHLSSLPQGQLDHKRPAKMLARMEAEGFGSCSNYRECERICPKQIRTDTIATLNKLLSQR
- a CDS encoding TIGR00341 family protein, which translates into the protein MVEELINKLDSMTEKRRVVLLFSTDDESIVQEQILPKLPEQQWDIELSTFELEQSYQFDDDQLVISYLNDESLRELMLQARDQEWTIGLLPHPEMKHARYGFGIAANFEDALSDIVDNAASQLDLLLCNKQPVFNSVIVGQTFTLVPGEAMVEPFWVRIRRFGRLMRSLKEVRFTPFTITTQKEKVIETAAFGVVAVEHGRSSVLSRRFMPDSNANDGMLHALVLAPRSVFEMLRFLFASLFMRNIWSRNNPAFIGFIKSSQLKLETSKPIKYSHDEMVSEAQQLDFKVERRAIRLISGRLLALSESGGEQKEVVRTQALPLGKARNELVSYPLPWMHHAAPEEFKDLFMLMRESARATPAYLTLMVLSTLLAAFGLFANSIPVVIGAMILAPLMGPIISMSLGTLRQDESLMIDSGRSIAIGTGLSLICAMLVAWFIPLNHINSEIAARISPTLLDLGVAVVSGIAGAYAHARAEVAKSLAGVAIAVALVPPLAVAGIGLGWLDFTVFFGAFLLYLTNLVGIILAALITFMILGYSPFHRAKRGLMLTLLMVVILAIPLAFGFERMVAENNVLRQLDGQEIAGVKLVDVNVRPRDPLIISLTMVSKSAVDDAVMDEVKQEIERRLQQPVVLEIAVRVVR
- a CDS encoding class I SAM-dependent methyltransferase, with translation MSLQRIFSSLLLCLLPLGQPVVAEELLQKTIDSPSRSEANKHRDMFRHPSATLMFFGITSDMHVAEIWPGRGWYTEILAPWLKHGKGKLIAAGFPVDTQSAYRQTLRREYNTWLKASPELYDEVVVTEFGPESDWQFADPQSLGAVLTFRNVHNWVQGDFADQAFNTIFTALKSGGILGVTDHRAKPGTPLTVMKKSGYLTEDYVISLAENAGFVLEEKSEINANPADTADHPNGVWTLPPNLRVDDETDKAKYQAIGESDRMTLRFRKP
- a CDS encoding HAD-IIB family hydrolase, whose product is MSDKNEKLKIALLNIHGLIRGHDLELGRDADTGGQTLYVLELAQALSEQEKVGEVLLITRRVEDDEVSPDYAQPIEVLNEKLRIIRIDAGPEEYLAKEQIWEHLDTFADNLVVFFREQEILPDILHSHYADAGLVASHIANQLGIPLIHTGHSLGRVKRRRLLASGLDIAQLEQQYKMTQRIEAEEITLATAERVITSTHQEIAEQYELYDHYQPAQMRIVPPGTNIQQFTPPDGDELQSDLFKRITQHLSSPEKSIILALSRPDKRKNIVSLIEAYGQSEVLQQHANILIIAGNRDDIDDLERGAQEVFHELLVAIDRYDLYGKVTIPKHHRRDEVPLIYRIAAATKGVFVNPALTEPFGLTLIEAAASGLPIVATEDGGPRDIMANCLNGELIDPLEISSISTAIEKLLLDEAYWQQCQQNGLKGVTEHYSWEAHAKRYLEIIEPIAARTEKLLRLPVERREMGRDERALVTDLDLNLIGDDESLQTLLGLLRDHRKSTKFVIATGRRLDQALKLMKKHRIPEPDILITSSGSEIYYAPKLTPDTAWTKHIDHLWLPHRVTKLLDDIPGLERQPKSEQSQFKLSYYINPEQIDIDAIKSLLHREELSVHVQLAFGQYLDILPLRASKGMALRFVADRWQMPLERICVAGGSGADEDMMRGNTLAVVVANRHHEELSQLEDFSHIYFAHKPYAAGIMEAIEYYNFFETTSEQATGSN
- a CDS encoding HAD-IIB family hydrolase, producing the protein MSARLLLCTDMDRTVIPNGMQAEHPNARRRFRKFCQLENVCLVYVTGRHRQLVEKAIRTYSLPQPDYIISDVGTKIFQYKDKRWQEVQSWCDEIAKDWNGQSHSDLKALLSDIKDLQLQEFSKQNTHKLSFYLPLYLNKDAVIAQVHKHLQKNGINASVMWSIDELTNVGLLDVLPEHATKLHAIEFLQSRLVYQDTEVVFAGDSGNDMPVLASPIQSVVVNNASDEIKAMAQQLVAENGHPQSLYIAVDPGPLGMNGNYSAGVLQGVWHYAEGFRNQLESGDNT